ACCGGCCAGTCAGGCGCTTGCGCTTCCAACCAATGCTCAACGCCGCTCCGCAAACTTGCTTCGCGCGTTTGTAGCCATTCCAGCGTGAGTTGTTGCGGCAGCACTTGACCTGAAGTTTGTGCGGGTACGCGGGCGAATTCGGCGGAACTCAATAACCGCGCGCGTATCACCGCCAGTGGATCGCGCGGCACCTTGGCGTGGTGAATCGTTTTGAACAGCGTATACAAACCTTCCCCATCAATCGCCACCGTGGGCACAACGGGGATGCCAAAGAGTTCTTGCAGACCCGCGACATCAATTTCGATCCCGCGCCCGCGCGCTTCGTCCATCAGGTTCAGCACTAGCACCATTGGCACGCCCAGTTCGGCCAGTTGCGTCGTGACCAATAAAGTCCGGCGCAAATTCTTGGCATCGGCGACCTGCACAATCACATCTGGCCGCACGGCCAATAACAAATCGCGCGTCACGCGTTCGTCGTCGGATTGCGGCACCAGCGCATTGACGCCGGGCGTATCAATCACTTCCCAGTCGCGTCCGCCATACCGCAATTTGCCGCGCGAGACTTCGACCGTTGTGCCCGGATAATTCGAGACGGTCACGTACTTGCCGGTCAGATAACCGAAGATCACCGATTTGCCGACGTTGGGATTGCCGACCAACAACAGCCGGGGTTGTTTCTCAGTGATCTCTGTGACGGGCACGCGCGCGGGTTCAGCGGTCAAAGTTGGCATTGTCGGGTTCAAACCTCATCAAAAGCTAAATGGATATGATTTTCATTTTGAACTATAACCGAAAGCCGAGAGGGACGCCAACATAATTTGCGCCGCAGGTTGAATAGGACAAACTCTGAAGAAAAAGGCGGACTTTTCCGATAGGAAATGGAGCGTTGCGCTGATTTTCCGAACATCGAGCTTTGGCTATTCTCTGCCTGCCTGCGGGAACAACAGTTCATTACTGAGTTACCGGCAGGCTCAGACGTTGGCTGGCAGTTCAAACTGCCGCCGAGAAATCGCAGCAGCGGCACAAGCATTGAAATGGATATGGGAATGCCTGTTTCAATGCTTGCGCTTCAATACGGTTTTGCGGTGAAGATCAAAGCGGCGCGTTCCGACGGTGGTCCTGAGATGGGATGGGAGGCTTAGCGCCGGGAGGTGGGAACGCCAACTGAAACGATCACGCGGGCAGTAAGACGGCACTCGAAGAGACAAGGGACTGATCTTCTGGTTGCCCATGCGGCTCGCGAACATCAACGTTGAAACTCGTTTCGGCCGGGGCCGGCCGCACAGTAACAAACTGGCAGAGGACGCGCTTGGGGACGGGTGCGGGGTTCAGATTACCCGCCGATATCGGCAAGCTGCTTCGTCTTAACGGTGCGTAGGCGATGGGCTTAATGCCAGCTTCGCGCAAAGCGGGTAGCCAACAACTCTTTTTGCGAGATGTTGTCAGCATGCCAATTTGCTTCTTTGAGGTCGGCATCGGCCGATTATATTTGGTAGGGCCTGCGCCTTACCCACTGAGTTATTCATCCAGGCAAAGCGGCGTTCTACTTTCCTACGTTGCCGACTAGAACGTCCACCGAGTCGCACTTCCCGTATACTCGCCCGGCACGTTGCTGAACCCGAAAATTACACGTGGTTGCAGCACATAGATCGGCCCCATTTTCGGATCGAGTTCCCAGTCGTATTTGATTTTGTATGCAGTGAACGCTTCTTGCGGCACGCTCTCTGTTGCCGTGATTTCAGCCGTTCCTTCCACCATCACCGAACCCTCGCTGTGTTCGACGCTGATCACGCAAAGCGGATTGGCAGCCAGGTTGCGCGCTTTGCGCGAGCGCGCGCCGGTGCTGAAATAGAAAGCATTGTTGACCCACACGCACCAGATCGGCATTACATGGGGCCGCCCGTCGGGCCGTGTGGTCGAGAGCCAATAGTTGCGCGGTGTTTGCAAGCGCTCGACGGCCCACGACCACGGCAGCATTCCGGCGGGATCTGCGGAAATGCCGTACTCGGGCATGTGCGGGCGGCCGGCTTGCGGTTCTGCTGGTTGGGACATCGGCTTATCTCAGTTGTTTGGATTGGGCGAAGCCTTTGGAGTGCGTCAACAGCACCATCTTTAGCCGTTGAACGACTCGCGCAAGACTTGCAAGCTTTTCGCCACGGCAATCTGGGCGTCTTCCTTACCTTCCATCTCCAGCGAAATCCAGCCTTTGAAACCGGCGCCGCGCAGGATTTTGGCAATGCGTTTGAAATCAGGATCGAGCGTGTAATAGACACCGCCGCCGTAATAGGTTTTGGCCTGAACGATGCTGGCGTGCGGGGCCAGCCGTTCGAGTTGCGAGTATGGTTCGCCAAAGAAATTGCCCGTGTCCACGTTCAGCACCAGCCAAGGCGAATTGACGGCTTTGTAAATGCGCAGCAGCCCTTCCACCGAAGTCGTCAAACCCCAGTGATTTTCCAGCGCCATTGCGACACCGGCGGCTTCGGCATGCGGCAGGCATTGGTTGATGGATTCGATGCACCAGTTGAAAGCGTCATCGTCGGTGTAACCGGGCAACGGCTGTTCTTTGCCACCGGCATCAAGCATCTTCTGAAAGTCGGGAATCGTGCCCCAGCGGCCCGAGTTCAAGCGAATTGCCGGACAACCCAGATAATGCGCGAGGTCAAGGCAGCGCTTAGTGTGGTCAATGTGCTCCTGCCGTTTGGCTTTGTCGGCTTGCACAAAGTTTTGATGAATCGAGAGGAAGAAAAGCGACAGCCCGTTGTCCCACGCCATCCGTTTCAGCTTGTTCAGATAGGGCTTCGTTTCGTTCTCCATCTGGCGGTGCAGAATTTCGACGCCCTCGAACCCCAGTTGCGCGGCGTTTTCAATCACTTTTTCTACCGGATACTTCACCTTGTCAAAATGCCAGTACGAATACGTCGAAACGCCAAAACGGATGCGCGCAGTGGAAGGCCCGGCTGCCACTGCCACTGGCAAAGCGTTGTCAGTTAAGGCGTGGCAAAGCGCCGCGCCTGCGCTGCTTTTAAGCAAAGTGCGTCTTGAGATAGTCATAGAAGCTCCTGGAAATAAGTGGTTAGTTCAGTTCAGCCAAATGCTGGCGATACCAGTCAAGCGTGCGCAACAATCCTTCATCCAACGCAATCTCGGCACGCCAGCCCAGCCGTGTTTCGGCTTTTTCCGCCGACAGATATTGCGCGTCAATCTCGCGTTCGATCTTTTGTTTGAGCAGCACGTTGGGTGTGAGGCGCCCTTCCTGCCCCGCCAAGGCGATGATGCGATTGACCAGCGCCAGCATCTGCACCGGTTCGCCCGCGCCGAAATTGAACGCCTCGCCGCGCGCCGTTTCGATCTGTTCGGCCAGCGCCAAATAACCACGCGCGACATCGTCCACATAAACGAACTCGCGCAAGGGCGTGCCGTCGCTGCGAATGAGCGGCGCTTCGCCACGCAGCACCGACAGAATCGTGCCGGGAATAATGCGCGACAGATTCATATCGCCCGGCCCGTAAATGTTGGCGAAGCGCGTCACCGCCACCGGCAGGCCATAGCTGTGCGCATACGAACGCGCCAGCACATCGGTGCAAACTTTCGAGGCGTCGTAAGGGAATAGGCCTAGCAATGGGTAGTCTTCGTGATAAGGCAATTCGTCGTGTGAGCCATAGGCTTTATCGCTGGACGCGACGACGACGCGCTTGACGGTCTGGCTGACGCGGCAGGCTTCGAGCAAAAAGTAACTGCCGCGAATGTTCGTCTCAAAGGTCGAAAGCGGCGAACGATTGGCCGCGCCGACAATGGCCTGGGCGGCGAGATGGAAGACGGCTTCGATCGCGTATTCGTTCAGCGCGCGTTCGAGCAGAGCATAGTCTTCGAGACTGCCTTGAATGACGGTGACGCGACGGCGCAGATCAAACAGATCAAGCGCATTGGCGCGCACCGCATCGCGTTGCAAACAGACGACGCGCGCCCCCTGTTCGACCAACAACCGCGTGACGTGCGCGCCGATAAAGCCGGTCGCGCCAGTGACAAAGGCCGATCGATTTTTCCAGTAAGAACTCATCGCAAAATCTCAAATCTCGAATCTCAAATCTCAAATCTCGAATCTCGAATCTCAAATCTGTAGTTACCAAACTTTCCATTCGGCCTGTCCGGCATCCCACAATTGATTAAATTCGACGTTATCCTTGTACGTATCCAAGCACTTCCAAAAGCCCGTGTGCTGGTAGGCAATCAATTCGCCCGCGCGTGCCAGTCGTTCCAGCGGTTCGCGCTCAAGCACGCAATCAGCGTCGAGATAATCAAAGATGCCACGATTGAAAACGAAGAAGCCGCCGTTGATCCACTCCTGCATCATCGGCTTCTCTTCAAAATTGGTCACGGCGCTCTGTGCGTCGAGTTTCAAAATGCCAAAGCTGGAACGCGGATGCACTGCCGTCAGCGTCGCCAGTTTGCCATGCGCGCGGTGAAAAGCGAGCAGGGCAGGCAAATCCACATTGGCCAAGCCGTCGCCATACGTCACGCAAAACGTTTCATCCTCACCAAGGTAATGTTGAATGCGTTTGAGGCGTCCGCCGGTGTCGGTGTCCTGTCCCGTGTCGGCAAAGGTGATGCGCCAGTCATCACGTCCGCGTTCGTGTTTGAGCAATTGCATCTCGCCACCCGCGCTGAGTTCCAGCGTGAAGTCGTGATCGAGCCAGTGCCGTTCGACGAAATAGCGTTTGATCGTGTCGCCCAAATAACCCAGACAAAGCACGAAATCATTCAGCCCGTAGTGCGCATAAATTTTCAGCAGATGCCACAGCAGCGGACGCGCGCCGATTTCGATCAGCGCCTTGGGCAGATTGACGCCGTGTTCGCCCAAACGGGTGCCGCGCCCGCCGCAAAGGATGACGGTTTTCATCGGATGATTTTGTTCTTCTTCAGAAAGGTGGTCAGCGTACCGTTGAATTTCTCCGGCTCATCCATCATCAGGAAGTGGCTGACGCCCGGCCAGACCTGGTATTCGATGCCCGGCACCAGGTCGCGCACATACTTTTCATAATCGGCGCTCCACTGCGGATTGACCGCCATCAGCGCCAGCGTGGGCACGTTGATTTTATCCGCCTCTTTCCAGATTTCAGGATCGAGCATTCCGTCGAAGGCCGAGATCATCACGTGTTGCGGCGCGCTCAGCATCGCGGCTTTCACTTCATTGCGCGTTTGCTCGTTTTTCATCGCCTGCGTCAGATACGTCACCATCTGTTCAGCGTGTTGTTTGTACCCAGGCCCGCGAAACGGGTCGAGAAACTGCTTCATGGATTCTTTCGTGCCCATTGACTTGAGACTACCGTCCACGATGACCAGCGCGCGCACTTTGGCAGGATACCTGCGATAAAACTGGCGGATGACCGGCGTGCCCATGCTGTGGCCAACCAGCACGGCGCGTTCGACCTTGGCGTCTTGCAAGACGGCATCAATCGCGCGTGCAAACAAATCCATCGAATAAGCGATGTTGTCAGGCTTGTCACTCTCACCGTGGCCGGGCAGGTCAATCGCAATCACGCGCGTCTGGCCGATGAAGGCTGGCACATTGGCTT
This sequence is a window from Acidobacteriota bacterium. Protein-coding genes within it:
- a CDS encoding GDP-mannose 4,6-dehydratase — protein: MSSYWKNRSAFVTGATGFIGAHVTRLLVEQGARVVCLQRDAVRANALDLFDLRRRVTVIQGSLEDYALLERALNEYAIEAVFHLAAQAIVGAANRSPLSTFETNIRGSYFLLEACRVSQTVKRVVVASSDKAYGSHDELPYHEDYPLLGLFPYDASKVCTDVLARSYAHSYGLPVAVTRFANIYGPGDMNLSRIIPGTILSVLRGEAPLIRSDGTPLREFVYVDDVARGYLALAEQIETARGEAFNFGAGEPVQMLALVNRIIALAGQEGRLTPNVLLKQKIEREIDAQYLSAEKAETRLGWRAEIALDEGLLRTLDWYRQHLAELN
- a CDS encoding pyridoxamine 5'-phosphate oxidase family protein — its product is MSQPAEPQAGRPHMPEYGISADPAGMLPWSWAVERLQTPRNYWLSTTRPDGRPHVMPIWCVWVNNAFYFSTGARSRKARNLAANPLCVISVEHSEGSVMVEGTAEITATESVPQEAFTAYKIKYDWELDPKMGPIYVLQPRVIFGFSNVPGEYTGSATRWTF
- the rfbF gene encoding glucose-1-phosphate cytidylyltransferase, which gives rise to MKTVILCGGRGTRLGEHGVNLPKALIEIGARPLLWHLLKIYAHYGLNDFVLCLGYLGDTIKRYFVERHWLDHDFTLELSAGGEMQLLKHERGRDDWRITFADTGQDTDTGGRLKRIQHYLGEDETFCVTYGDGLANVDLPALLAFHRAHGKLATLTAVHPRSSFGILKLDAQSAVTNFEEKPMMQEWINGGFFVFNRGIFDYLDADCVLEREPLERLARAGELIAYQHTGFWKCLDTYKDNVEFNQLWDAGQAEWKVW
- a CDS encoding sugar phosphate isomerase/epimerase gives rise to the protein MTISRRTLLKSSAGAALCHALTDNALPVAVAAGPSTARIRFGVSTYSYWHFDKVKYPVEKVIENAAQLGFEGVEILHRQMENETKPYLNKLKRMAWDNGLSLFFLSIHQNFVQADKAKRQEHIDHTKRCLDLAHYLGCPAIRLNSGRWGTIPDFQKMLDAGGKEQPLPGYTDDDAFNWCIESINQCLPHAEAAGVAMALENHWGLTTSVEGLLRIYKAVNSPWLVLNVDTGNFFGEPYSQLERLAPHASIVQAKTYYGGGVYYTLDPDFKRIAKILRGAGFKGWISLEMEGKEDAQIAVAKSLQVLRESFNG
- a CDS encoding alpha/beta hydrolase codes for the protein MLRLMRHPAFTAATLCLAWLSVQTAFAQTPKPQTRFANLDGLRVHYDNYGKGNEALVFVHGWTCNATFWKANVPAFIGQTRVIAIDLPGHGESDKPDNIAYSMDLFARAIDAVLQDAKVERAVLVGHSMGTPVIRQFYRRYPAKVRALVIVDGSLKSMGTKESMKQFLDPFRGPGYKQHAEQMVTYLTQAMKNEQTRNEVKAAMLSAPQHVMISAFDGMLDPEIWKEADKINVPTLALMAVNPQWSADYEKYVRDLVPGIEYQVWPGVSHFLMMDEPEKFNGTLTTFLKKNKIIR